One Amycolatopsis sp. NBC_00355 genomic window carries:
- a CDS encoding PTS sugar transporter subunit IIA yields MKEQKMMSTRQSALTVHAVHLGVKVASRWEAVAYLGAELERSGAAHAGYADSLAARERRFSTYLGHGIAVPHALHMHDYLLAEEGIVFARFATPIPWDDEEVSMCLAVAATADAQVEILCRLTATFLNSEHLDTLATSADPAAIERILQST; encoded by the coding sequence ATGAAAGAACAAAAAATGATGAGCACGCGGCAATCCGCACTGACCGTCCACGCGGTACACCTCGGGGTGAAAGTGGCCTCACGCTGGGAAGCCGTGGCCTATCTGGGCGCCGAGCTCGAACGGTCCGGTGCCGCCCACGCCGGTTACGCCGACTCTCTCGCCGCTCGCGAACGACGCTTTTCCACCTATCTCGGACACGGGATCGCCGTCCCTCACGCACTGCACATGCACGACTACCTGCTGGCCGAGGAAGGAATTGTGTTCGCCCGTTTCGCCACGCCCATTCCTTGGGACGACGAAGAGGTTTCGATGTGCCTCGCCGTCGCCGCGACGGCGGACGCCCAGGTGGAAATCCTCTGCCGGCTGACGGCCACGTTCCTCAACTCCGAGCACCTCGACACGCTCGCCACGTCGGCCGACCCCGCCGCGATCGAGCGGATCCTCCAGAGCACCTGA
- a CDS encoding SDR family oxidoreductase, with the protein MTTTLVTGANKGIGYETARQLAAAGHTVYVGARDAERGREAAGRLGARFVQLDVTDDASVATAVKTIEADGGLDVLVNNAGVEGRQSDGGVIGAADVTADQMRDLFDTNVFGVVRVTRAFLPLLRRSAAPVVVNVSSGLSRTADLANPDSFTAFYPGISYPASKAALNMVTVQYAKAFPGFRINAVDPGYTKTDLNHNSGTQTVEQGAEAAVRLAQAGPDGPTGGFFDAAGPVAW; encoded by the coding sequence ATGACGACGACATTGGTCACCGGTGCGAACAAGGGCATCGGCTACGAGACGGCCCGGCAGCTCGCCGCCGCCGGGCACACCGTGTACGTCGGCGCGCGGGACGCCGAGCGCGGGCGGGAGGCGGCCGGCCGGCTGGGCGCGCGGTTCGTGCAGCTGGACGTCACCGACGACGCGTCGGTGGCCACGGCGGTCAAGACGATCGAGGCCGACGGGGGACTGGACGTCCTGGTGAACAACGCCGGCGTCGAGGGCCGGCAGTCCGACGGCGGCGTGATCGGCGCCGCCGACGTGACCGCCGATCAGATGCGGGACCTGTTCGACACCAACGTGTTCGGGGTCGTCCGGGTCACCCGCGCGTTCCTGCCGCTGTTGCGGCGCTCGGCGGCGCCGGTGGTGGTCAACGTGAGCAGCGGCCTGTCGCGGACGGCGGACCTGGCGAACCCGGACTCGTTCACGGCGTTCTACCCGGGGATCTCGTACCCGGCGTCCAAGGCCGCGCTGAACATGGTCACCGTGCAGTACGCCAAGGCGTTCCCCGGGTTCCGGATCAACGCCGTGGACCCCGGCTACACGAAGACCGACCTCAACCACAACAGCGGCACGCAGACCGTCGAGCAGGGCGCCGAAGCCGCCGTCCGGCTGGCGCAGGCCGGCCCGGACGGTCCGACGGGTGGCTTCTTCGACGCCGCGGGTCCGGTGGCCTGGTGA
- a CDS encoding TetR family transcriptional regulator encodes MNTARPRDAAATKALLLEAATAEFAEHGLAGGRIDRVAERAGANKRLIYVYFGDKNQLFDAVVEEEARAVFEAAPMADGDLRAFAAARFDYMLANAASRRIGTWRTLEQIEPAPAEVDRFRARVDAVTAAQKEGRIRADLPAADLFAIVLRMTESWLSAPPALTAAVEPDRFEEHRAALVEAVRSVVEPR; translated from the coding sequence GTGAACACCGCCCGTCCCCGCGACGCCGCGGCCACGAAGGCCCTGCTGCTCGAAGCGGCGACGGCGGAGTTCGCCGAGCACGGGCTGGCCGGCGGCCGGATCGACCGCGTCGCCGAGCGCGCGGGAGCCAACAAGCGCCTGATCTACGTCTACTTCGGCGACAAGAACCAGCTGTTCGACGCGGTCGTGGAGGAGGAGGCCCGGGCCGTCTTCGAGGCGGCCCCGATGGCCGACGGCGACCTCCGCGCGTTCGCGGCCGCGCGGTTCGACTACATGCTGGCCAACGCGGCGTCCCGGCGGATCGGCACGTGGCGCACGCTCGAGCAGATCGAGCCGGCCCCCGCCGAGGTCGACCGGTTCCGCGCCCGCGTCGACGCGGTGACGGCGGCCCAGAAGGAGGGCCGGATCCGCGCCGACCTCCCGGCCGCGGACCTGTTCGCGATCGTCCTGCGCATGACGGAGAGCTGGCTGAGCGCGCCGCCGGCGCTGACCGCGGCGGTGGAGCCGGATCGGTTCGAGGAGCACCGGGCGGCGCTGGTGGAAGCGGTGCGGAGCGTGGTCGAGCCTCGTTAG